The stretch of DNA AACTGGGCGATACCAACAGCGTTTTGGGCATGAGTGCAATCCCGAGCCTGACGCGCGTTTAGTGGACGATCAGGCACCCGGTTTGCCGTTGTCGGAAACGACGTTGGCCAACGTGATGAAGGACTCGGGCTACGTGACCGGCGCGATTGGAAAGTGGCATTTGGGTGACGCACCCCAGTACTGGCCCAATCGACGCGGCTTCGACGAATGGTTCGGCTTTAGTGCCGGTGGTCTGAGTTACTGGGGTGACCTCGGAAAAAAGCCTGTCGGATTGGGAGTGCATCGAGGTGATGAACCAGTCGATCCAGAAACGTTGACCTACCTTACCGATGACTTTTCAAACGAAGCGGTACGTTTCATTGATCGGCACCAGAACGAATCGTTCTTTCTCTATCTCGCCTACAATGCACCCCACGCACCTGATCAGGCGACTAAGAAGCACTTGTCCAAGACGCAGCACATCGAATATGGCGGAAGAGCAGTTTACGGCGCGATGGTGGCTGGAATGGATGAAGGCATCGGTCGCGTGATTGCCAAGTTGAAGGAAGCAAAGATAGATGACAACACTCTCGTGATCTTTTACAGCGACAACGGAGGGCGAAAAGAACACGCGGTGAACTTTCCTTATCGTGGTCACAAGGGAATGCTATTCGAGGGTGGGATCCGTGTACCGTTCTTAATGACTTGGCCTGGAAGAATTCCGGCCGGAATAACGCACTCGTCGCCAATTTCCGCGTTGGACATTTTCCCCACTGTACTGCAGGCTGCTGGAATTACACCCAATGACAGACCGGAACTCGATGGCATCGACGTCATGCCTTCAATTGCCGCTGACGAACGGGATACGCTAGGAAACTCGCGGCGGCTTTTCTGGCGTTATGCGATGGGCGACGGTCAGTACGGTTTCGCGGTGCGCGACGGCAATATGAAATTGGTTCGAAGTGCCTATAAGAACAAAGATCTGCTATTCGATCTTTCGAGTGATCCGTGGGAACGAAACG from Rubripirellula amarantea encodes:
- a CDS encoding sulfatase-like hydrolase/transferase; amino-acid sequence: MNRFSLFLAAIVALNFGWSAAGVADHRPNVVLIVADDLGYSDVGFNGCKEIPTPHLDALAKHGVVFECGYASHPYCSPSRAGLLTGRYQQRFGHECNPEPDARLVDDQAPGLPLSETTLANVMKDSGYVTGAIGKWHLGDAPQYWPNRRGFDEWFGFSAGGLSYWGDLGKKPVGLGVHRGDEPVDPETLTYLTDDFSNEAVRFIDRHQNESFFLYLAYNAPHAPDQATKKHLSKTQHIEYGGRAVYGAMVAGMDEGIGRVIAKLKEAKIDDNTLVIFYSDNGGRKEHAVNFPYRGHKGMLFEGGIRVPFLMTWPGRIPAGITHSSPISALDIFPTVLQAAGITPNDRPELDGIDVMPSIAADERDTLGNSRRLFWRYAMGDGQYGFAVRDGNMKLVRSAYKNKDLLFDLSSDPWERNDLAAERPETVDRLKRLIQQWDAQNVSPKWIDKHGPNVLSEEAARQKLINAAARGER